The Moorella glycerini genomic interval CTCTGGGGCGTGGCCATGGCCAACCTGATCCGGGGCGTACCCATTGACGCCCGGATGCAGTATGCCGGTACCTTTTTCGATCTCCTTTCCCCCTACACCCTGCTGGGGGGCTTGACCTCTCTTCTCCTTTTCACCCTGCAGGGGGCACTTTTCCTGGCCCTCAAAACCGGGGATGAACTGCCGGAGCGCGCCCGGCAGGCGGGGTTAAAGATAGGTACCGGCGCTGTGGCGGCCCTCCTCCTGCTGCTAATTATGAGTTACCGGGAAACCGATATTTTTACCCGGCCGGTAGCGGGAATCTCCTTCTGGGGCGCCCTGGTAACCCTTCTCCTGGCCTGGTGGTTGCTCAGCTCCCGGAGCTACGGCGGGGCTTTTATCTTAAACGGTCTGGCCATCCTCCTGGGCACTGCGGCTCTCTTTGGCGGCCTCTTTCCCCGGGTGATGGTTTCCAGCCTGAATCCCCGGTGGAGCCTGACCATTTACCAGGCCTCCTCCAGCCCCTATACCCTTAAAGTTATGACCATCGTCGCCCTCACCCTGGTACCGGTGGTGCTCCTTTACCAGGGCTGGACCTACTGGGTCTTCCGCCAGCGGGTTAAGG includes:
- the cydB gene encoding cytochrome d ubiquinol oxidase subunit II, whose product is MDLTILWFILVAVLFAGFFFLEGFDYGVGILLPFLGKSDRERRAIINSIGPFWDGNEVWMLTAGGAMFAAFPHWYATLFSGFYLALFLILVALIVRGVAFEFRSKDDRPAWRNFWDWMLFLGSLLPALLWGVAMANLIRGVPIDARMQYAGTFFDLLSPYTLLGGLTSLLLFTLQGALFLALKTGDELPERARQAGLKIGTGAVAALLLLLIMSYRETDIFTRPVAGISFWGALVTLLLAWWLLSSRSYGGAFILNGLAILLGTAALFGGLFPRVMVSSLNPRWSLTIYQASSSPYTLKVMTIVALTLVPVVLLYQGWTYWVFRQRVKARNLEY